From a single Streptomyces liliifuscus genomic region:
- a CDS encoding class I adenylate-forming enzyme family protein gives MLISRQERARICSDTELGAGNVLERLTAYGRPLDEPVLWTDGGWRAPDGSRPEVLTLGQLCEAVETYAGWYASQGVRPRDPVAVHSYSSAEFAVNFLALTALGAVPSFVNGNLPPETAREYVRRQGAVGAFTDREHHDVLSDAEGSEGLGFCVTAADIRPEHREFLPTSHPYRHDPTDPVLISHSSGTTGMPKGVPHTHRTLMYAQVHRLRYSTGTDMARTLVGLPGAHNAMVATLLYCLLLRTDIKLLSSQRGAQVLDAIEEFAPTTVLAFAGTFGEMAAEPLADRDLSSVQVWFNTGDAAHESHIRALVQHGSHRTMGKDLRRVRVEGSVFVDGLGSSEAGYSVFHNRHTKDTSAYSRCVGKPISFAEAAVLAEDGTPLPPGRIGRLGLKSPTLTPGYWNDSLTWNRMRLGGYWLTGDLAQQDEEGNFYHLDRAPDAVRTRDGILFSTRTEELLLRELPELADCTVVGVAPEGVRADWDGDGEAEAYALLQLADEQYADEQNDEQNNDGDWTGRVNAVLTAAGFPPVTRALRMKPDDVAKGATGKVLKRVMRDRFAVRGQV, from the coding sequence ATGCTCATCTCTAGGCAGGAGCGGGCACGGATCTGCTCCGACACCGAACTCGGCGCCGGCAACGTACTGGAGCGCCTGACCGCGTACGGCCGGCCGCTCGACGAGCCCGTGCTGTGGACGGACGGCGGCTGGCGGGCGCCGGACGGCAGCCGGCCCGAGGTGCTCACCCTCGGGCAGCTGTGCGAGGCGGTGGAGACGTACGCGGGCTGGTACGCCTCCCAGGGTGTGCGGCCCCGCGACCCGGTCGCCGTCCACTCCTACTCCAGCGCCGAGTTCGCGGTGAACTTCCTTGCGCTGACGGCTCTCGGTGCCGTTCCCTCGTTCGTCAACGGCAATCTGCCCCCGGAGACCGCCCGGGAGTACGTACGACGGCAGGGCGCGGTCGGCGCCTTCACCGACCGCGAGCACCATGACGTGCTGTCCGACGCGGAGGGGTCGGAGGGGCTCGGCTTCTGCGTCACCGCCGCCGACATCCGCCCGGAGCACCGCGAGTTCCTCCCGACCTCCCATCCGTACCGGCACGACCCCACCGATCCGGTGCTCATCTCGCACTCCTCCGGAACAACCGGTATGCCCAAGGGAGTTCCGCACACCCACCGGACGCTGATGTACGCGCAGGTGCACCGGCTCCGCTACTCCACCGGTACCGACATGGCACGCACGCTGGTGGGGCTGCCGGGCGCGCACAACGCCATGGTGGCGACGCTGCTGTACTGCCTGCTGCTGCGCACGGACATCAAGCTGCTCTCCAGCCAGCGCGGTGCCCAAGTACTGGACGCCATCGAGGAGTTCGCGCCCACCACCGTGCTGGCCTTCGCCGGGACCTTCGGCGAGATGGCCGCCGAGCCGCTCGCGGACCGTGATCTGTCGAGCGTGCAGGTGTGGTTCAACACCGGGGACGCGGCCCACGAGTCGCACATCCGGGCCCTCGTCCAGCACGGCAGCCACCGGACGATGGGCAAGGACCTGCGGCGCGTACGGGTCGAGGGTTCCGTCTTCGTGGACGGGCTCGGCTCGTCCGAGGCCGGCTACTCCGTCTTCCACAACCGGCACACCAAGGACACCTCGGCCTACTCGCGCTGTGTCGGCAAGCCCATCAGCTTCGCCGAGGCCGCCGTGCTCGCCGAGGACGGCACCCCGCTGCCGCCCGGCCGGATCGGCCGCCTCGGCCTCAAGTCGCCCACCCTCACGCCCGGTTACTGGAACGACTCGCTGACCTGGAACCGGATGCGGCTGGGCGGCTACTGGCTCACCGGGGACCTCGCCCAGCAGGACGAGGAGGGCAACTTCTACCACCTGGACCGGGCACCGGACGCCGTCCGGACCCGCGACGGGATCCTCTTCAGCACCCGCACCGAGGAACTCCTGCTGCGGGAGCTGCCCGAGCTTGCCGACTGCACGGTCGTCGGGGTCGCACCCGAGGGCGTACGGGCCGACTGGGACGGCGACGGGGAGGCCGAGGCGTACGCGCTGCTCCAGCTCGCGGACGAGCAATACGCGGACGAGCAGAACGACGAGCAGAACAACGACGGCGACTGGACCGGGCGGGTCAACGCCGTGCTCACCGCCGCCGGATTCCCCCCGGTGACCCGGGCCCTGCGGATGAAGCCCGACGACGTGGCCAAGGGCGCCACCGGAAAGGTCCTGAAACGCGTCATGCGCGACCGGTTCGCCGTCAGGGGGCAGGTGTGA
- a CDS encoding beta-ketoacyl-[acyl-carrier-protein] synthase family protein gives MTPTTKTENSHGTVLRSSLGILTTATATHGTGRGGDIPLPRLPGFVESAFSPLAYEAARLCLAERPGDGSRTAVALASTAGDTTTADLASRRMVSGRVHNPLLFMQATPNSVLGYLSREFGITGQMFSLSTLDDPVTELLSMADLLLEDPEVDRVLVMGVELGGSERLAAVYEELAGGNGRAVPVAALPASAGLAVALLLGRPGADTPVTIRSTEMYIPDANADASAETDTGPVATGRPGDIQGLFELAGVHRRVLREGGSHLLVTGSRAPAFLLTADTEATTDARNGTETHAHL, from the coding sequence GTGACCCCGACCACGAAGACCGAGAACAGCCACGGAACCGTGCTGCGGTCGTCCCTCGGCATCCTCACCACCGCGACCGCCACCCACGGCACCGGCCGGGGCGGCGACATCCCGCTGCCGAGGCTCCCCGGCTTCGTGGAGTCGGCCTTCAGCCCGCTCGCGTACGAGGCCGCCCGGCTGTGCCTCGCCGAACGGCCCGGGGACGGCTCGCGCACCGCGGTCGCGCTGGCGAGTACGGCCGGTGACACCACCACCGCTGATCTGGCCAGCCGGCGCATGGTCTCCGGGCGGGTCCACAACCCGCTGCTGTTCATGCAGGCCACCCCCAACTCCGTACTCGGCTATCTGAGCCGGGAGTTCGGGATCACCGGGCAGATGTTCAGCCTCTCCACCCTCGACGACCCGGTGACCGAGCTGCTCTCCATGGCGGACCTCCTCCTGGAGGACCCGGAGGTGGACCGGGTCCTGGTGATGGGCGTGGAGCTGGGCGGCAGCGAGCGACTGGCCGCCGTGTACGAGGAGTTGGCCGGTGGCAACGGCCGTGCGGTCCCGGTCGCCGCCCTTCCCGCGTCCGCCGGGCTGGCCGTCGCGCTGCTGCTCGGCCGTCCCGGCGCCGACACACCGGTGACGATCCGGTCGACCGAGATGTACATCCCTGACGCCAACGCCGACGCCAGTGCCGAAACCGACACCGGTCCCGTCGCGACCGGGCGACCCGGTGACATCCAGGGGCTGTTCGAGCTGGCCGGCGTCCACCGGCGGGTGCTGCGGGAGGGCGGGAGTCACCTCCTGGTGACCGGCTCGCGCGCGCCCGCGTTCCTCCTCACCGCCGACACAGAGGCAACGACCGACGCAAGGAACGGGACGGAGACCCATGCTCATCTCTAG
- a CDS encoding beta-ketoacyl-[acyl-carrier-protein] synthase family protein — translation MSGEVTVTGFGVRTAFGTGADALRRGVFAGVPSFAATTRFDTGPYRTAMAGAAVDGPGGVEGWALRFALARCGAEALDMAGLRPGAEAAVLLGVAGDHTSVTRYWRGDGSSGSCGSVVAGRAVPRAPEKQPVRGTSKDVRRVGDAVPARLAELLAGELGLVGPRLTFTNACVASAAAIIHGCRLISSGRIDVAVCAGGYLVEEETFGKFDSGRALSCDGMVRPFSADRSGLLLGDGVAVVVLESAEHARRRGARPLAGVVGWGAASDAHHIAQPHPEGVGLARAARQAMRLAGDPDGAALDYVNAHGTGTKYNDGAETRGLRAAFPERAESIPVSSTKSTTGHLLEAAGVVEFVITMLALTDGVLPPTAGFTRPDPECDLDYVPNEPRRTDLRRALTVNAAFGGANTALVLERP, via the coding sequence GTGAGCGGTGAGGTGACCGTCACCGGGTTCGGCGTGCGTACCGCGTTCGGCACGGGGGCCGACGCCTTGCGGCGGGGGGTGTTCGCGGGGGTTCCCTCGTTCGCCGCCACCACCCGGTTCGATACCGGGCCCTACCGTACGGCGATGGCGGGGGCCGCGGTCGATGGGCCCGGGGGTGTTGAGGGGTGGGCCCTGCGTTTCGCGCTCGCGCGGTGCGGGGCGGAGGCCCTGGACATGGCGGGGTTGCGCCCCGGCGCGGAAGCCGCCGTGTTGCTCGGTGTGGCCGGGGATCACACGAGTGTGACTCGGTATTGGCGAGGTGATGGGTCGTCCGGAAGCTGCGGGTCCGTCGTGGCTGGTCGCGCAGTTCCCCGCGCCCCTGAAAAGCAGCCGGTGCGCGGGACCTCCAAGGACGTGAGGCGCGTTGGCGATGCCGTGCCCGCTCGGCTGGCCGAGCTTCTGGCCGGGGAGCTCGGGTTGGTCGGGCCTCGGCTGACCTTCACCAATGCCTGTGTCGCCTCTGCCGCCGCGATCATTCATGGCTGTCGGCTGATCTCGTCCGGGCGGATCGACGTGGCCGTCTGTGCGGGCGGATATCTGGTGGAGGAGGAGACGTTCGGGAAGTTCGACTCCGGGCGTGCGCTGTCGTGTGACGGGATGGTGCGGCCGTTCAGTGCCGACCGCAGTGGGCTGCTGCTCGGCGACGGTGTGGCGGTCGTCGTGCTGGAGTCCGCCGAGCATGCCCGGCGCCGCGGTGCCCGGCCACTGGCGGGCGTGGTGGGCTGGGGCGCGGCCTCGGACGCCCACCACATCGCCCAGCCGCACCCGGAAGGTGTCGGACTCGCCCGCGCGGCCCGGCAGGCGATGCGGCTCGCCGGCGACCCGGACGGGGCCGCCCTCGACTACGTCAACGCCCATGGCACCGGCACCAAGTACAACGACGGGGCCGAGACCCGCGGACTGCGGGCCGCCTTCCCGGAGCGGGCCGAGTCGATACCGGTCAGCTCCACCAAGAGCACCACCGGCCATCTCCTGGAGGCGGCGGGCGTCGTGGAGTTCGTGATCACGATGCTGGCCCTGACGGACGGCGTGCTGCCGCCGACCGCCGGGTTCACCCGGCCCGACCCGGAGTGCGACCTCGACTACGTGCCGAACGAACCGCGCCGGACCGACCTCCGCAGGGCCCTCACCGTCAACGCCGCCTTCGGAGGCGCCAACACCGCACTCGTCCTGGAGCGGCCGTGA
- a CDS encoding acyl carrier protein, with the protein MSTGATASDAREGEPALSPLTTDTVRELLADRKIFPGVPAELGEDTELILDSLGLVWLLHVVEERFGLVVEPTYEDIADFTSLRRLTDYLRAAQADQAVRPEGGGRRER; encoded by the coding sequence ATGAGCACGGGGGCCACGGCGAGCGACGCGCGTGAGGGTGAGCCCGCGCTCTCCCCCCTCACCACCGACACCGTCCGCGAGCTGCTGGCGGACCGCAAGATCTTCCCCGGCGTGCCGGCCGAACTCGGTGAGGACACCGAACTGATCCTGGACTCCCTGGGGTTGGTCTGGCTGCTGCACGTCGTGGAGGAGCGGTTCGGGCTGGTCGTGGAGCCCACCTACGAGGACATCGCCGACTTCACCTCGCTGCGGCGGCTCACCGACTATCTGCGTGCCGCCCAGGCGGACCAGGCGGTCCGCCCCGAAGGGGGTGGCCGCCGTGAGCGGTGA
- a CDS encoding acyl carrier protein, protein MSTSVLEDEIREFVLGTVIDEMNILMSRDGITDESPVTVGGLDLDSLSLIELTLRLESRFGVEIPDTDIEPLASLTLGSLVAEIVRRGAKA, encoded by the coding sequence ATGAGTACGTCTGTCTTGGAAGACGAGATCCGTGAGTTCGTGCTCGGCACCGTCATCGACGAGATGAACATCCTGATGAGCCGTGACGGGATCACGGACGAGAGTCCGGTGACCGTCGGTGGGCTGGATCTGGACTCGTTGAGTCTGATCGAGCTCACGTTGCGGCTGGAGTCGCGGTTCGGTGTGGAGATACCGGACACCGACATCGAGCCCCTGGCCTCCCTGACCCTCGGCTCTCTCGTCGCCGAGATCGTCCGACGCGGTGCGAAGGCATGA
- a CDS encoding class I adenylate-forming enzyme family protein translates to MGSLVRRLFDARDDTLPYLTHQQETVTRGELRERVAKQAAVFAGFGIGPGSAVGLRTPPSFTQVEVLLALWRLGAQVMLFDFRLKPAEVAALCASCRPQFMVRAGSNVQATFGFRPEYEVVTECRGTGRPAATGHRLVQFSSGSTGRPKVIGRTAASLAAEVDRFAGITGMPGEGDRVLLLSSTAHSFGLVAGLLHSLAAGVSVVFAPRISARDLLRTAVDHRVTALFGVPMHYELLAAAVDPPGLPDLRVAVSGGELMPPDVAARFTERYGVPVGESYGTTESGVVAMDVGGTLRPSVGPAAPGMVVRVRRGELDVALDESPYLFDSGGTQYADGWLRTRDRASVDGSGGAVRVHGRADSLVVIGGLKVDLTEVENVLRGHPAVEQAVVVHGDVTEAYVVTRAAASAEGGVPSAEELLRWCRERLADYKLPRVVRLLDALPRTSNGKLVRQPTLLRERAVG, encoded by the coding sequence ATGGGTTCCCTCGTCCGACGGCTGTTCGACGCGCGGGACGACACCCTGCCGTATCTGACACATCAACAGGAGACCGTCACCCGGGGCGAGTTACGGGAACGGGTGGCCAAGCAGGCCGCCGTGTTCGCCGGATTCGGCATCGGTCCGGGCAGCGCCGTCGGTCTGCGGACTCCGCCCAGCTTCACCCAGGTCGAGGTGCTGCTCGCGCTGTGGCGGCTGGGCGCCCAGGTGATGCTCTTCGACTTCCGGCTCAAACCGGCCGAGGTGGCGGCGCTCTGCGCGTCCTGCCGGCCGCAGTTCATGGTCCGGGCGGGCTCCAACGTCCAGGCGACGTTCGGCTTCCGGCCCGAGTACGAGGTCGTCACCGAGTGCCGCGGAACGGGCCGGCCGGCCGCCACCGGGCACCGGCTGGTCCAGTTCAGCTCCGGCTCCACCGGGCGGCCCAAGGTGATCGGCAGGACCGCCGCCTCGCTCGCCGCCGAGGTGGACCGGTTCGCCGGGATCACCGGGATGCCGGGCGAGGGCGACCGCGTACTGCTGCTCAGTTCGACGGCGCACAGTTTCGGCCTCGTCGCCGGGCTGCTGCACTCCCTGGCGGCCGGTGTCTCCGTCGTCTTCGCGCCCCGGATCTCGGCCCGCGACCTCCTGCGGACCGCGGTGGACCACCGGGTCACCGCCCTGTTCGGGGTGCCGATGCACTACGAACTGCTCGCCGCCGCCGTCGATCCGCCCGGACTTCCCGACCTGCGGGTCGCGGTGTCCGGCGGCGAACTGATGCCCCCGGACGTCGCCGCCCGGTTCACCGAGCGGTACGGGGTGCCGGTCGGCGAGTCCTACGGCACCACCGAGAGCGGTGTCGTCGCCATGGACGTCGGCGGCACGCTGCGGCCGTCCGTCGGCCCGGCCGCGCCCGGCATGGTCGTACGGGTGCGGCGGGGCGAACTGGACGTCGCCCTCGACGAGTCGCCGTATCTCTTCGACTCCGGCGGTACGCAGTACGCGGACGGCTGGCTGCGTACACGGGACCGGGCCTCGGTGGACGGCAGCGGCGGGGCCGTGCGGGTGCACGGCCGTGCCGACTCCCTTGTCGTGATCGGCGGACTCAAGGTGGATCTCACCGAGGTCGAGAACGTGCTGCGGGGGCATCCCGCGGTTGAGCAGGCGGTTGTGGTTCACGGGGACGTGACCGAGGCGTATGTCGTGACGCGCGCCGCCGCTTCCGCCGAGGGCGGGGTTCCTTCGGCGGAGGAGTTGCTGCGGTGGTGTCGGGAGCGGCTCGCCGACTACAAGTTGCCGCGGGTGGTTCGGCTGTTGGATGCGTTGCCTCGTACGTCCAACGGGAAGCTTGTTCGCCAGCCCACGTTGTTGCGTGAACGCGCTGTCGGGTGA
- a CDS encoding 3-dehydroquinate synthase II family protein produces the protein MRFAWIDLREVPRPQLQAVVDAAVHSRMAGVVAADAELLGTLPPTVTRVLVTGGSGTAAAKQPGDRPGAKPGEKEAKGAGGAKDANLPSGKGSSPASTGTATGAATETATGIDLLLRKFGTQEELDALAADNRAVGGAGGTGGTGSMGATGSMGTTGGTGGTPAAGFIDVRDDRTLTLSCAGAMALPYTVIHFADPTKIPLEIVLAAAESAEGKLVTVVDGLEEAAIVFDVLERGSDGILFTPRSADEVFALARLLEATTPQLELSTLTVESIRHVGLGDRVCVDTCSHFEEDEGILVGSYSSGFVLCCSETHPLPYMPTRPFRVNAGALHSYTLGPDNRTSYLSEVGSGSVLLGVGADGRTRRVVVGRAKLESRPLLEIRTHAEDGRLVSLTVQDDWHVRVLGPGGKVLNVTELRTGDELLGYLATDKRHVGLPIGEFCKEV, from the coding sequence ATGAGGTTCGCATGGATCGATCTCCGTGAGGTCCCCCGTCCGCAGCTCCAGGCAGTGGTGGACGCGGCCGTCCACAGCCGGATGGCCGGAGTCGTGGCCGCCGACGCCGAGCTACTGGGGACGCTGCCGCCGACGGTGACCCGGGTGCTGGTCACCGGGGGTTCGGGCACGGCCGCCGCGAAGCAGCCCGGGGACAGGCCCGGAGCCAAGCCGGGCGAGAAGGAGGCGAAGGGCGCCGGGGGCGCGAAGGATGCCAACCTCCCTTCCGGGAAGGGCAGTTCACCGGCCAGCACAGGAACCGCCACAGGAGCCGCCACGGAAACCGCCACCGGAATCGACCTCCTGCTACGGAAGTTCGGCACCCAGGAGGAGCTGGACGCCCTCGCGGCGGACAACCGTGCCGTCGGTGGCGCGGGCGGAACCGGCGGCACGGGGAGCATGGGGGCCACGGGGAGCATGGGGACCACGGGGGGCACCGGTGGCACGCCCGCCGCCGGGTTCATCGACGTACGGGACGACCGCACCCTGACGCTGTCCTGCGCGGGTGCCATGGCGTTGCCGTACACCGTCATCCACTTCGCCGACCCGACCAAGATCCCGCTGGAGATCGTGCTCGCCGCGGCCGAGTCCGCCGAGGGCAAGCTGGTGACGGTCGTCGACGGGCTGGAGGAGGCGGCCATCGTCTTCGACGTCCTCGAACGCGGCTCGGACGGCATCCTCTTCACGCCCCGCAGCGCAGACGAAGTGTTCGCGCTGGCCCGGCTGTTGGAGGCCACCACACCCCAACTGGAGCTGTCCACACTGACCGTGGAGAGCATCCGGCACGTGGGGCTCGGCGACCGGGTCTGCGTGGACACCTGCTCGCACTTCGAGGAGGACGAGGGCATCCTGGTCGGCTCGTACTCCTCCGGGTTCGTGCTCTGCTGCAGCGAGACGCACCCGCTGCCGTACATGCCGACCAGGCCGTTCCGGGTCAACGCCGGTGCCCTGCACTCGTACACGCTCGGGCCCGACAACCGCACCAGCTACCTCAGCGAGGTGGGCTCCGGCAGCGTCCTGCTGGGGGTCGGCGCCGACGGCCGCACCCGGCGGGTCGTGGTCGGCCGCGCCAAGCTGGAGTCCCGGCCGCTCCTGGAGATCCGTACCCATGCCGAGGACGGCCGGCTGGTCAGTCTGACCGTGCAGGACGACTGGCACGTACGGGTGCTCGGCCCGGGCGGGAAGGTCCTCAACGTCACCGAACTGCGGACCGGTGACGAACTGCTCGGCTATCTGGCCACGGACAAGCGCCATGTGGGCCTGCCCATCGGCGAGTTCTGCAAGGAGGTCTGA
- a CDS encoding 2-amino-3,7-dideoxy-D-threo-hept-6-ulosonate synthase, producing MLKTGKLLRLRRLSLAGDDRHLLVPLDHSVSDGPIVPADKWDDLLRALVAGGADGVIVHKGRARAFAPDILRSCALVVHLSASTARSADVHAKVLVADVEEALRLGADAVSVHVNIGSDTESQQLADLGAVARSCDAWGMPLIAMVYPRGPRIEDPRDPALLAHLANVAADLGADMVKTSVALPIDRMAEVVAASPIPVLAAGGPPDGSDLVEYGAAVMATGCRGLAIGRRIFSAPSPAALVSRLSAVVHGGSTISDDMSMTKYSTIVAGVA from the coding sequence ATGCTGAAAACTGGCAAGCTATTACGCTTGAGAAGACTTTCACTCGCGGGTGACGACCGGCACCTGCTCGTACCGCTCGACCACAGCGTCTCGGACGGCCCGATCGTCCCCGCCGACAAGTGGGACGACCTGCTGCGCGCACTGGTGGCGGGCGGGGCCGACGGGGTCATCGTCCACAAGGGGCGCGCCCGCGCCTTCGCCCCGGACATCCTCAGGAGCTGCGCCCTGGTGGTGCACCTGAGCGCCAGCACCGCCCGCTCCGCCGACGTCCACGCCAAGGTGCTGGTCGCCGATGTCGAGGAGGCACTGCGGCTCGGCGCCGACGCGGTCAGCGTCCACGTGAACATCGGCTCGGACACCGAGTCCCAGCAGCTCGCCGACCTGGGGGCGGTGGCCCGTTCCTGCGATGCGTGGGGCATGCCGCTGATCGCGATGGTCTACCCCCGCGGCCCCCGTATCGAGGACCCGCGCGACCCTGCCCTCCTCGCCCATCTGGCCAATGTCGCCGCCGATCTGGGCGCGGACATGGTGAAGACCTCCGTCGCCCTGCCGATCGACCGGATGGCCGAGGTGGTGGCGGCCAGTCCCATCCCCGTGCTCGCGGCCGGCGGTCCGCCCGACGGCTCCGACCTGGTCGAGTACGGGGCCGCCGTGATGGCCACCGGCTGCCGGGGCCTTGCCATCGGCCGCCGGATCTTCTCGGCCCCCTCGCCCGCCGCGCTGGTGTCCCGGCTCTCCGCGGTCGTGCACGGCGGCAGCACCATCTCGGATGACATGAGCATGACTAAGTATTCGACGATCGTGGCAGGAGTCGCATGA